A single genomic interval of Rhododendron vialii isolate Sample 1 chromosome 3a, ASM3025357v1 harbors:
- the LOC131319675 gene encoding protein SGT1 homolog: protein MASDAETRAKEAFIDDHFELAVDLYSQAISMDPKNAELFSDRAQANIKLRNFTEAVSDASRAIELDPSISKAYLRKGTACIKLEEYQTAKAALEAGASLAPGDSRFMNMIKECDERIAEENGEPPNQSSNQTQSSVAVTPAPELVDINVETTKDAQLVASSSKAKYRHEFYQKPGEVVVTIFAKGIPATGVSVDFGEQLLSVTIDVPGEDSYTFQPRLFGKIIPAQCKYEVLSTKIEIRLAKAEALQWTSLEFSKDAMVPQSIIVSSGAQRPSYPSSKPRKVDWEKLEAQVKKEEKEEKLDGDAALNKFFRDIYQDADEDTRRAMRKSFVESNGTVLSTNWNEVGSKMVEGSPPDGMEVKKWEY from the exons ATGGCGTCGGATGCGGAAACTAGGGCTAAAGAGGCCTTCATCGACGACCACTTCGAACTCGCCGTTGACCTCTACTCTCAAGCCATCTCTATGGACCCTAAGAACGCCGAGCTCTTCTCCGACCGCGCCCAGGCCAACATCAAACTCCGCAATTTCACTG AAGCTGTTTCTGATGCAAGCAGAGCAATTGAGTTGGACCCTTCAATTTCCAAAGCATATCTGCGTAAAGG CACTGCTTGTATCAAGCTTGAAGAGTATCAGACTGCTAAGGCTGCTCTTGAAGCAGGTGCTTCTTTGGCACCAGGAGATTCGAGATTCATGAATATGATCAAAGAATGTGACGAGCGCATTGCAG AGGAAAATGGTGAGCCACCCAATCAGTCgtcaaatcaaactcaaagtagcGTTGCAGTTACGCCTGCTCCTGAATTGGTGGACATAAATGTTGAAACTACAAAAGATGCTCAATTAGTTGCGTCATCAAGCAAAGCAAAATACAG GCATGAGTTTTACCAGAAACCAGGGGAAGTGGTTGTTACTATATTTGCCAAGGGAATACCAGCTACTGGTGTTTCGGTTGATTTTGGTGAACAATTA CTGAGTGTCACCATTGATGTTCCTGGTGAAGATTCATACACTTTTCAACCTCGGTTATTTGGCAAA ATAATACCTGCGCAATGTAAGTATGAAGTTCTGTCGACAAAGATTGAAATCCGACTTGCAAAAGCTGAAGCTTTGCAATGGACGTCTCTCGAATTCAGCAAGGATGCTATGGTACCACAGAGCATCATTGTGTCATCAG GTGCTCAAAGACCTAGTTACCCTTCCTCAAAACCAAGAAAAGTAGATTGGGAAAAGTTAGAAGCTCAAGTGAAAAAAGAG gagaaagaagagaagttgGATGGAGATGCTGCTTTGAACAAATTTTTCCGGGACATATATCAAGATGCTGACGAGGACACAAGAAGAGCTATGAGAAAATCATTT GTTGAGTCAAATGGGACAGTGCTGTCCACAAACTGGAATGAAGTTGGTTCGAAGATGGTCGAAGGAAGCCCTCCAGACGGTATGGAGGTGAAGAAGTGGGAATACTGA
- the LOC131319677 gene encoding UDP-glycosyltransferase 88B1-like, with product MEDAIVLYPSPAIGHLIAMVELGKLLLTQYPSLSVKILITTPPYDTGSTAPYINSVSATNNSITFHRLPTISLPPSVSPLRETLSFELHRLNNPHVHQALVSISKTSAVRAIFIDFFCTPALSVAAELNVPAYFFMTPSASNLAAFFYLPFIHRNTTKSLKDLDINLDIPGLPPIPAGDMPNPILDRNDKAYECFFNVSTQLPKSAGIIVNTYELLEPRVVKAISDGLCVPDGRTPPLYCIGPLIASDDQTGGNVGSHACLTWLNSQPSRSVVFLCFGSRGLFSTEQLKEIATGLERSGQRFLWVVRSPPSEDQTKRFLAPPEPDLNVLLPEGFLESTKERGLVVKSWAPQVSVLNHGSVGGFVTHCGWNSVLEAICAGVPMVAWPLYAEQRFNRVLMVKELNVALPMKESLEDRFVSAAEVEKRVKELMDSEEGNSVRMQVLKTKAAAIAAMSEGGSSRVALSNLVESWTRG from the coding sequence ATGGAGGACGCCATAGTTCTATACCCATCTCCGGCCATTGGCCACCTTATAGCCATGGTAGAGCTTGGAAAACTTTTACTGACCCAGTATCCTTCTTTGTCTGTCAAGATCCTCATCACCACACCACCCTACGATACAGGCTCCACTGCTCCTTACATAAACAGTGTCTCCGCAACCAATAATTCCATCACCTTCCACCGCCTCCCcaccatctctctccctccctccgtCTCTCCCCTCCGCGAAACCCTATCCTTTGAACTCCACCGTCTCAACAACCCTCATGTCCACCAGGCTCTCGTATCCATCTCCAAGACTTCCGCGGTTCGTGCCATTTTCATCGACTTCTTTTGCACTCCGGCTCTGTCCGTTGCCGCCGAGTTGAACGTCCCCGCGTACTTCTTCATGACTCCTAGTGCTTCTAACCTCGCTGCCTTCTTCTACCTCCCTTTCATCCATCGGAACACCACCAAAAGTTTGAAAGATCTTGACATTAATCTTGACATCCCGGGCTTGCCACCTATACCGGCCGGCGACATGCCGAATCCAATACTCGATCGGAATGATAAAGCCTATGAGTGCTTCTTCAATGTATCAACCCAGCTCCCAAAATCAGCCGGAATTATTGTTAACACGTACGAGTTACTCGAGCCAAGAGTGGTCAAAGCAATATCGGACGGTCTTTGCGTGCCTGATGGACGTACGCCACCACTTTACTGTATTGGACCATTAATTGCAAGTGATGATCAAACCGGTGGAAATGTTGGCTCCCACGCTTGTTTAACGTGGTTGAACTCACAACCGAGTCGAAGTGTTGTGTTTCTCTGCTTCGGTAGCCGGGGGTTGTTTTCAACGGAGCAGTTGAAGGAGATAGCTACAGGGTTGGAGAGAAGTGGGCAGAGATTCCTATGGGTTGTCAGGAGTCCTCCGTCCGAGGACCAAACCAAGCGATTCTTGGCACCACCTGAGCCTGACTTGAACGTTTTACTGCCTGAAGGTTTCTTGGAGAGCACTAAAGAGAGGGGACTTGTGGTGAAGTCATGGGCTCCCCAGGTGTCCGTGTTGAATCACGGCTCGGTGGGTGGGTTCGTGACTCACTGTGGGTGGAACTCGGTGCTGGAAGCAATATGTGCGGGTGTGCCAATGGTGGCTTGGCCGCTCTATGCGGAGCAGAGGTTTAATAGGGTGCTTATGGTTAAGGAGCTGAATGTGGCTTTGCCAATGAAGGAATCACTGGAAGACAGGTTTGTGAGCGCAGCCGAGGTGGAGAAGCGAGTTAAAGAATTAATGGACTCAGAAGAAGGAAACTCCGTGAGGATGCAGGTCTTGAAAACGAAGGCTGCTGCAATAGCGGCAATGAGCGAGGGCG
- the LOC131319676 gene encoding UDP-glycosyltransferase 88A1-like yields MEDAIVLYPSPAIGHLISMVELGKFILTHYPSFSIKILITPPPYNAGSTGPYINRVSATTSSITFHHLSPISLPLNISSHHHETLAFELLRLNNPNVHHAIASISNTCTVRALIMDFFCYPALSVGADLKIPAYFFFTSGAASLGAFFYMPFLHRSTNKSFKDLNSDLDIPGLPPIPSADMAKPILERNEKVYEDFLDASIQLPKSAGIIVNTFESLEPRAMKAISEGHCVTDEPTPPVHCIGPLIAADNRSGSDDGGSNGCLTWLNSQPSRSVVFLCFGSLGLFSQEQLKEIAVGLERSGQRFLWVVRSPPSKDQSKRFLAPPEPDLDLLLPKGFLDRTKDRGLVVKSWAPQVVVLNHGSVGGFVTHCGWNSTLEAVCAGVPMVAWPLYAEQRFNRVVMVEEMNLALPMKESEDGFVRAEEVEKRVCDLMDSEEGNSVRIQVLKMKAAAEAAMSEGGSSRVALSKLVESWTQG; encoded by the coding sequence aTGGAGGATGCCATAGTTCTATACCCTTCTCCGGCTATCGGCCACCTTATATCCATGGTAGAGCTGGGAAAGTTCATACTCACCCACTACCCATCTTTCTCTATCAAGATCCTCATCACTCCCCCTCCATACAATGCTGGCTCCACTGGTCCTTACATCAACCGTGTCTCTGCAACAACCAGTTCCATCACCTTCCACCACCTctcccccatctctctccctctcaacaTCTCTTCTCACCACCATGAAACCCTAGCCTTCGAACTCCTCCGCCTCAACAACCCAAACGTCCACCATGCGATCGCATCCATCTCTAACACATGCACAGTCCGTGCACTTATAATGGACTTCTTTTGCTACCCGGCTCTCTCTGTTGGCGCGGATTTGAAAATCCCCGCGTACTTCTTTTTCACTTCTGGTGCTGCTTCTCTTGGTGCCTTTTTTTACATGCCTTTCCTACATCGAAGCACCAACAAAAGTTTCAAAGATCTCAACTCTGATCTTGACATCCCCGGCCTGCCGCCGATCCCATCTGCTGACATGGCAAAGCCAATACTTGAACGGAATGAGAAAGTCTACGAGGACTTTTTGGATGCGTCAATTCAACTCCCAAAATCCGCTGGGATCATTGTGAACACATTTGAATCGCTTGAGCCAAGAGCCATGAAAGCAATATCGGAAGGTCATTGTGTGACGGATGAACCTACACCGCCAGTTCATTGCATCGGACCGCTGATTGCCGCTGACAATCGGTCTGGCAGTGATGATGGAGGCTCAAACGGGTGTTTAACTTGGTTAAATTCGCAACCGAGTCGAAGTGTTgtgtttctttgttttggtaGCCTGGGGTTATTTTCACAAGAGCAGTTGAAGGAGATTGCTGTAGGATTGGAAAGAAGTGGACAGAGATTCCTATGGGTGGTGAGGAGTCCGCCATCGAAGGACCAAAGCAAGCGATTCCTGGCACCGCCCGAGCCTGATTTGGATCTTTTACTCCCCAAAGGTTTCTTGGACAGGACGAAAGACAGGGGGCTTGTGGTGAAGTCATGGGCTCCCCAGGTGGTGGTTCTAAATCATGGCTCAGTGGGTGGATTTGTGACTCATTGCGGTTGGAACTCGACATTGGAAGCGGTGTGCGCAGGGGTGCCGATGGTGGCATGGCCGCTCTATGCAGAGCAGAGGTTCAACAGGGTGGTTATGGTGGAGGAGATGAACTTGGCTTTGCCAATGAAGGAGTCGGAAGACGGGTTTGTGAGAGCAGAAGAGGTGGAGAAGCGAGTTTGTGACTTGATGGACTCTGAAGAAGGAAACTCGGTGAGGATACAGGTGTTGAAAATGAAGGCCGCCGCTGAGGCGGCAATGAGTGAGGGCGGGTCATCTCGAGTTGCCCTGTCCAAATTGGTTGAGTCATGGACTCAAGGCTGA
- the LOC131319672 gene encoding probable NADH dehydrogenase [ubiquinone] 1 alpha subcomplex subunit 5, mitochondrial: MFLRMVARPLMAKVKETTGIVGLEVVPNAREVLIKLYAKTLKEIEVVPEDEGYRKAVESFTRHRLKVCQEEEDWETIEKRLGCGQVEELIEEAQDELKLIDKMIEWDPWGVPDDYECEVIEDDAPVPKHVPLHRPGPLPEEFYKTLDAVNSGTLQDAISSLKKDEPAITSGDAQPKE, from the exons atgttTCTAAGAATGGTGGCGAGGCCGTTGATGGCCAAGGTGAAGGAGACGACGGGGATCGTCGGTTTAGAGGTGGTCCCCAACGCGAGGGAGGTGCTGATCAAACTGTACgccaaaaccctaaaggagatCGAGGTCGTGCCTGAAGACGAGGGTTACCGGAAGGCCGTGGAGAGCTTCACCCGCCACCGCCTCAAGGTCTGCCAGGAGGAAGAGGACTGGGAGACGATCGAGAAGCGCCTCGGCTGTGGCCAGGTGGAAGAGCTCATCGAAGAGGCCCAGGACGAACTCAAACTCATCGACAAGATGATCG AGTGGGATCCATGGGGTGTGCCTGATGATTATGAATGTGAAGTTATTGAGGATGATGCTCCAGTTCCTAAGCATGTTCCACTGCACCGACCTGGGCCTCTTCCCGAGGAGTTCTACAAGACATTGGATGCTGTTAATTCCGGCACATTGCAGGATGctatttcaagcttaaaaaaggATGAACCTGCAATAACATCTGGGGATGCGCAACCAAAGGAGTAG